From the genome of Aeromonas hydrophila subsp. hydrophila ATCC 7966:
CCGCGTGGCAACATCGCGGCCTACTATCCGGAAACCAACCCACTGGTCCCCATCGACAGCATAGGGGCGGGCTCGTTTACGCCGACCTCCAAGTCCATCCCGGTGCTGGTGACTGCTTCCAATCGGCAGGACAATCTGTTGCTGCTATGAGCTGAGAGGTTTGCAGGCGTGAGCCGGTTCAAGCCTGCCAGCCCAATGCAGCAGAGCCCGCACATCCTATAAACAACAACGCCGCATAAGAGATGCGGCGTTGTTGATTGCGTGACTGGTGCCGGTAAGAGGAGTCGAACCCCCGACCTTCGCATTACGAATGCGCTGCTCTACCAACTGAGCTATACCGGCGTGCCACTAGATTCCCGAAAACAATGGGGCAAGTCAATGAGCTGCACTCAGTTTTATGAGTGAGCTCATGGAGTTACGGTCAATGTCAGAGGTCGGCGAACTCCGGAATATGGGCCCGGCCGCGGCTTTCGAGAAAATCGAGCAGCGCACGGGGGGAGCGTGCCAGGATCCGCTCTGCTGGGAAGCCGGCCTCGGTCACCAGTCGGTGGCAGTGCTCGAAATCCCCGAGGCTGAAGGCCACGTGGGAGTCGGAGCCGAAGGTGAGGTAGGCACCCATGTCCCGTGCTGCCTCGACGATGGCGCGGCAGTTGCCTTCACTGCCTGGGCGGGAGTGGCTGAAGGAGGAGTTGTTGAGTTCCAGCGCCACCCGATACTCTGCCGCCGCCTTGACCACGGCCTGGATGTCGATGGGGAAGGCGGGATTGCCAGGGTGGCTTATCATGTCGACCCGGCCGCTCTTGATGGCGTTGATCATGGCCTGGGTGTGGGTGGCCTGGTCACAGGGGGGGAACACCGGCTCGTGAAAGCCCGCCATGATCATGTCGAGCCGCGACTCGTAGCGCTCGGGGAAGTCGATCTCGCCGTCGATGTTCTTGATGTTGGCTTCGATGCCGCGCAGGATGCCGACCCCGTCGACCACCCGTGGCAACACGTGCAGATTGACGAAGTGCCAGAAGTGGGGGGCATCGGCCATGTCGGGGCCATGATCCGTGGTGGCGAACAGCTTGATCCCCTTTGCCTTGGCGATGGGCAGGTAGTCGTGGATGGTGCTGTAGGCGTGGGTGCTGGCGACGGTGTGGGTGTGGGTATCGACCGTGTACTTCATCTTATCTTCCCCTCTGGCGTGAGGCGCCAGCATAGCAAAGGCGGCGGGTCGAGACCATGTCGTGGCTTGTCATACTTTGTCACAAATTGGGGGCTGGATGACAAAGTTTGAACACGCTTGGCGGTCATGATGGCGTCATCGATGAAAGCCTGAACTCGCATCGATGGGTTGGATCAGGATGGTGCAACCTCATTTCCCCGCCGTCGCGCCCTGCGACGGTTTTTTTTGCCTGTTTGCCAGCGCGCAGCGTGGTTACCGGGCAAAAAAATGCCCAACTAGCATGAAGCAGGTTGGGCGAGACTTAATGTTTAATTGCAGTGGCATAGATATAGAGTCCGATTCGTCCGTGAAGTTCCCGCCTTGTTCCCCATTTTCAACAAAAACATTTCACTAACACCCGTTCACATTCTCTTGACACAAAAGGTTGTGAAACGTACTTTTTAAACATTCGTTTAAGTGAGGTGTCCTGTGAGTAAAATCGATACCAAAAACCGCATTCTCGATGCCGCTGAGGTGTTGTTTGCCGAACGGGGGTTCGCCGATACCTCTTTGCGTCTGATCACCAGCGAGGCCGATGTCAATCTGGCGTCGGTGAACTACCACTTCGGCTCCAAGAAGGAGCTGATCCAGGCGGTGCTCGATCGCTATCTGAGCCTGTTCATGCCCGAGCTGGATGCACGCCTGCATACCCTGATGGCGCAGGAGCAGCTGACCCTGCTGCAGGTGTTCGAGAGCTTCGTCGATCCCCTGATGAAGCTGGTGGCGGTGCGCACCAACGGCCCGGCCATCTTCATGCAGCTGCTGGGGCGTGGCTACATCGACAGCCAGGGCCACCTGCGCCGCTTCATCACTGCCCACTACGGCCCCATTTTGCAGCGGATCACCCAGGCCATCTCCAAGGCCAACCCGGCCTTGTCGCCGGCGGATCTGTTCTGGCGGCTGCACTTCACCCTGGGCACCGTCGTGTTCACCATGGCCTCGGCCGATGCGCTGCGCGACATCGCCCAGGCCGATTTCGGCCAGCAGCTCGATGTGGAGGGGCTGGTACGCAACGTCATTCCTTATCTGGCGTCCGGTGTCGGGGCGCCCGTGGAGTCGACCAGGCTCTCCCTGGCCGTGTAACAACCAACAATAAATCAACGGAAACAGTGAAATAGAAGGAACTTGAGTATGATCACATTGCTTATCCTGCTGGTGCTGGCGATAGCCGTTGTGCTCGGCGTGCCCTCCATCCGTAAAAAGGTGGTCACCCGCCCGGTGTTCGGCATCTTCAAGAAGATACTGCCGCCCTTGTCGGCCACCGAGCGGGAGGCCATGGAAGCCGGCTCCGTCTGGTGGGATGGGGAGCTGTTTCGCGGCAACCCCGACTGGAAAAAACTGCACGGCTACGGTAAAGCCGAGCTGACCGCCGAGGAGCAGGCCTTCATCGACAACCAGGTCGAAACCCTGCTCGCCATGGTCGACGACTTCAAGATCGTCAATGAAACCAAAGACCTGCCGGAGCCGGTTTGGGACTATCTGAAGAAGGAAGGTTTCTTCTCCCTGATCATCCCGAAATCCTACGGCGGCCGTGAATTCTCGGCGATTGCCAACTCTACCATCGTCACCCGCATCGCCACCAAGAGCCTGAGCGTGGCGGTCACCGTCATGGTGCCGAACTCTCTTGGCCCGGGCGAGCTACTGATGCACTACGGCACCCAAGCCCAGAAAGATTTTTGGCTGCCGGGGCTGGCCAATGGCAAAGAGGTGCCCTGCTT
Proteins encoded in this window:
- a CDS encoding phosphatase, which gives rise to MKYTVDTHTHTVASTHAYSTIHDYLPIAKAKGIKLFATTDHGPDMADAPHFWHFVNLHVLPRVVDGVGILRGIEANIKNIDGEIDFPERYESRLDMIMAGFHEPVFPPCDQATHTQAMINAIKSGRVDMISHPGNPAFPIDIQAVVKAAAEYRVALELNNSSFSHSRPGSEGNCRAIVEAARDMGAYLTFGSDSHVAFSLGDFEHCHRLVTEAGFPAERILARSPRALLDFLESRGRAHIPEFADL
- a CDS encoding TetR/AcrR family transcriptional regulator; its protein translation is MSKIDTKNRILDAAEVLFAERGFADTSLRLITSEADVNLASVNYHFGSKKELIQAVLDRYLSLFMPELDARLHTLMAQEQLTLLQVFESFVDPLMKLVAVRTNGPAIFMQLLGRGYIDSQGHLRRFITAHYGPILQRITQAISKANPALSPADLFWRLHFTLGTVVFTMASADALRDIAQADFGQQLDVEGLVRNVIPYLASGVGAPVESTRLSLAV